In the Colletotrichum lupini chromosome 1, complete sequence genome, one interval contains:
- a CDS encoding short chain dehydrogenase — translation MTDPTKKSIAPYSVVGKTAIITGAGSGINFSFAELLLQRGCNVVIADLALRPEAEQLVSSYQDKSNARPRAVFVKTDVTSCPALSNMFKVAMEEFGSFDIFCPGAGVYEPHWSNFWHPPGSSESKDSVEGGKYALLDINITHPIRSTQLAISYWLHPKEATNAALPPSIEASPENPKRIVHISSVAGQVANINAPLYAASKFAITGFVRSLARLEETNGVRVNAVAPGVVRTPLWTEHPEKLVNLDEAQDGWVTPREVAEAMLRCVEEEALVGGSILEVGKDNTRLVEAFNAPGPDPDPKRGLVARNGSKGTDMVFSWLRDATKWAVGRD, via the exons ATGACGGACCCCACCAAGAAATCAATCGCACCTTATAGCGTGGTCGGAAAGACGGCCATTATCACAGGGGCTGGCTCAG GTATCAACTTTTCCTTTGCTGAGCTGCTCCTTCAGCGTGGTTGCAATGTCGTCATTGCTGACCTGGCTCTTCGGCCGGAGGCGGAGCAGCTCGTTTCGAGCTACCAAGACAAGTCGAACGCCAGGCCACGCGCAGTCTTCGTCAAGACCGATGTGACATCATGCCCGGCACTATCCAACATGTTCAAGGTCGCCATGGAGGAATTTGGGAGCTTCGACATCTTCTGTCCCGGAGCGGGTGTCTATGAGCCGCACTGGTCCAACTTCTGGCACCCTCCTGGGTCATCCGAGAGCAAGGACAGTGTAGAAGGCGGGAAATATGCTCTGCTTGATATCAACATCACCCATCCCATCCGTTCTACGCAGCTGGCCATCTCGTACTGGCTTCATCCCAAGGAGGCCACGAACGCCGCCTTGCCACCTTCTATCGAAGCTTCGCCCGAAAACCCAAAGCGCATAGTTCACATTTCATCAGTGGCTGGACAGGTTGCAAACATCAATGCTCCTCTCTACGCAGCTTCCAAATTCGCTATTACTGGGTTCGTCCGCAGTCTCGCTCGCTTGGAAGAGACAAATGGGGTCCGCGTTAACGCTGTTGCACCGGGTGTCGTACGGACGCCGCTCTGGACTGAGCATCCGGAGAAGCTGGTCAATCTGGACGAAGCGCAGGATGGTTGGGTCACCCCGCGAGAGGTTGCTGAGGCAATGCTACGATGCGTCGAGGAGGAAGCTCTTGTCGGAGGATCAATTTTGGAAGTTGGCAAAGACAACACGCGCTTGGTCGAAGCTTTCAACGCGCCGGGTCCAGACCCCGACCCAAAGAGGGGCCTTGTTGCCAGAAACGGGTCAAAGGGAACGGACATGGTCTTTTCTTGGTTGAGGGATGCCACCAAATGGGCTGTTGGCAGAGATTGA
- a CDS encoding serine endopeptidase translates to MAADTLPTHVDTGVSKLHASNITGKGIRVAVIDSGFDIDTPGLSKTNIVYAHDMTDGDNDVRDNCSFHGTHVLGIVGAKGDEGRFGVVGVAPDATYELYRITGCTSGTTDDAIINSFLEAAERGVDVISCSYGGALTFPEATRLFNNGTYISLVAGNGGPGIFTGASPGGADAVAAVGSTDNSQTPYYNWGGNWTAGGEGGSLRFVPGMPFDFPSKEGLTVWTSDTPNTNGCQLLPDKSSLPADLSKVVFLSQFDQCWMAADNSTVSLTKEFGIPYVMYYSWSNYTVSEGPLFLKVSAANQKGAVTVDYETAKQLLDAKAKHGSVQVFLANEVSVADVSLTYKANNRSGLMSSVFTSWGPTLRAGSMPAFHAPGGNILSTFPGWLGGYGVVSGTSQATPFVAGIAALVKQQHPDYSSEDIRNVIAATSRPVKWYDGKGNTGDFLAPVFQQGSGLVDAWGAVHSTTLLSASALSFNDTANRPKELTFTIKNTGLKTTTYDLSHVGASSGYVLEKVDSYQLTEAVVYPVYAEVSINPTTLSVEPGKTATVSVSVSKEPALSEASTRVSYFGGYINIEAKGAADINKLSLPYTGFGAPLTTLHSINRDISYLSSYNVTAGKASHAEPGRVYTCTLNITADIPASFPGNEFPGIEVFLFLQSRNMSIHMVDAKTGNVVVNSYQSTSEVPWNGSTWYWDGSDDNKAPVPAGTYIWRVKALKMLGDAAKEEDWETWEAGTWVLEYTADSIFPSSSTIPKR, encoded by the exons ATGGCAGCCGATACCTTGCCGACGCATGTTGATACTGGGGTGTCGAAGCTACACGCCAGCAATATCACTGGTAAAGGCATCCGTGTGGCAGTCATTGACAGCGGTTTCGACATCGATACTCCGGGCCTCAGCAAGACCAACATTGTCTATGCTCACGACATGACAGACGGCGACAATGATGTTCGTGACAACTGTTCCTTCCATGGCACTCATGTTCTGGGTATTGTAGGAGCCAAGGGTGATGAGGGGAGGTTTGGTGTCGTTGGCGTGGCCCCTGATGCCACATACGAGCTTTACCGCATCACAGGTTGTACTTCAGGAACTACGGATGACGCGATCATCAACTCGTTCCTCGAAGCTGCAGAAAGAGGCGTCGACGTTATATCATGTTCATATGGGGGTGCCCTTACTTTCCCTGAAG CCACACGACTGTTTAACAACGGCACCTATATCTCCCTTGTAGCCGGAAACGGTGGCCCTGGCATCTTCACAGGCGCCAGCCCTGGGGGTGCAGATGCTGTCGCCGCCGTTGGGTCTACCGACAACTCGCAAACTCCTTACTACAACTGGGGAGGCAATTGGACCGCGGGAGGTGAAGGTGGATCGCTTCGCTTTGTCCCTGGCATGCCGTTCGACTTCCCATCAAAAGAAGGGCTGACAGTCTGGACTTCAGACACACCCAACACCAATGGTTGCCAGCTGCTCCCTGATAAGTCTAGTTTGCCGGCCGACTTGTCCAAAGTCGTTTTCCTCTCCCAGTTTGACCAATGCTGGATGGCAGCCGATAACTCTACAGTCTCACTCACGAAAGAGTTTGGCATCCCTTATGTCATGTACTACAGCTGGAGCAATTACACGGTCTCTGAAGGCCCGCTATTCCTCAAGGTCTCCGCAGCAAACCAGAAAGGGGCTGTCACGGTTGACTATGAAACAGCAAAGCAACTACTGGATGCCAAGGCAAAGCACGGTTCCGTTCAGGTGTTCCTTGCCAACGAGGTCTCTGTTGCAGATGTTAGTCTCACTTATAAGGCCAATAACCGCTCTGGTCTCATGAGCTCCGTATTCACCAGCTGGGGCCCAACTCTTCGAGCAGGATCCATGCCCGCATTCCATGCCCCCGGAGGAAATATCTTGAGTACTTTCCCTGGATGGCTTGGAGGCTATGGAGTGGTCAGTG GCACTAGCCAGGCCACCCCGTTTGTCGCCGGCATCGCTGCGCTTGTGAAACAGCAGCATCCAGATTACAGCTCTGAAGATATCCGGAATGTCATCGCGGCCACATCACGGCCTGTCAAGTGGTACGATGGAAAAGGAAACACTGGAGACTTCCTGGCACCCGTCTTCCAACAAGGGTCTGGCCTTGTCGACGCGTGGGGAGCAGTTCACTCGACCACATTACTCAGCGCCTCTGCCCTTTCATTCAATGACACGGCTAACCGCCCCAAAGAGTTAACCTTCACAATCAAGAACACCGGGTTGAAGACTACCACCTACGATCTGAGTCATGTTGGAGCCAGCTCTGGCTATGTGCTTGAGAAGGTGGATAGCTACCAACTCACTGAGGCCGTGGTGTATCCAGTGTACGCCGAAGTCAGCATCAACCCTACAACTCTCTCAGTTGAGCCAGGGAAGACAGCCACTGTTTCGGTTTCGGTCTCAAAAGAGCCCGCTTTGTCGGAAGCTTCAACTCGTGTGTCCTATTTTGGAGGCTACATCAACATTGAAGCCAAGGGTGCAGCTGACATCAACAAACTCTCGCTACCCTACACCGGCTTCGGCGCGCCATTGACTACCTTACACAGCATCAACCGGGACATATCTTATCTGTCGTCATACAATGTAACTGCCGGCAAGGCATCGCATGCCGAGCCAGGCCGCGTTTATACCTGCACGTTGAACATCACCGCAGATATTCCAGCTTCGTTCCCAGGCAATGAGTTTCCCGGCATCGaggtcttcctcttcttgcaGTCGCGCAACATGAGCATTCACATGGTAGACGCAAAGACTGGAAATGTAGTGGTCAACTCCTACCAGAGTACGTCAGAGGTCCCATGGAACGGTTCCACTTGGTATTGGGATGGTTCCGACGATAACAAAGCTCCCGTGCCGGCTGGTACTTATATCTGGCGCGTCAAGGCCCTGAAGATGCTTGGAGATGCGGCGAAGGAGGAGGACTGGGAAACCTGGGAAGCCGGTACATGGGTTCTGGAATACACTGCTGACAGCATCTTCCCTTCGAGTTCAACGATTCCGAAAAGGTAA